Proteins found in one uncultured Desulfuromonas sp. genomic segment:
- a CDS encoding SapC family protein yields MPNIQAVTLQRHEGKHLLPLSSWEFAANQHLVGLLPSEFVSAAQFFPIVFAKQADGEITVCALLGLEPGKNIFVDVEKGWKSGYIPAVFRRYPFMLAQQKEQDSKEDVRFMLCVDEESGLIGDSGGTPFFDEEGKLSEPLQKMLTFCGECQKQVTYSKQFCALLEEMELLQPIKIEVKKKDGGVMNVGGVLHVDEKKMEALDDESFLKVRHSRFLPLIYAHLLSLHHLGTLREHYHAKNTSQETSTLPQHFHF; encoded by the coding sequence GTGCCGAATATTCAAGCTGTTACGTTGCAGAGACATGAAGGGAAACACCTGTTGCCACTTTCCTCTTGGGAATTTGCTGCAAATCAGCATCTTGTCGGATTGTTGCCGTCCGAGTTTGTCTCGGCGGCGCAATTTTTTCCGATTGTTTTTGCCAAGCAGGCTGATGGTGAAATAACCGTTTGCGCCTTGTTGGGGCTTGAGCCCGGTAAAAATATTTTTGTCGATGTCGAAAAAGGCTGGAAGAGCGGCTATATCCCAGCGGTGTTCAGGCGCTACCCCTTTATGCTGGCGCAACAAAAAGAACAGGACTCTAAAGAGGATGTCCGTTTCATGCTGTGCGTTGATGAGGAGTCAGGACTGATTGGCGATAGCGGCGGGACGCCTTTTTTTGATGAAGAGGGAAAACTTTCTGAACCTTTGCAAAAAATGCTGACGTTTTGTGGCGAATGCCAGAAGCAGGTAACGTACAGTAAACAGTTCTGTGCGTTGCTTGAAGAGATGGAGCTGTTACAGCCGATCAAGATCGAAGTCAAAAAAAAGGATGGCGGTGTGATGAATGTCGGCGGCGTGTTGCATGTTGACGAAAAGAAAATGGAAGCGCTCGACGATGAATCTTTTTTGAAAGTGCGCCATAGCCGGTTTTTACCACTCATTTATGCCCACCTGTTGTCATTGCACCACCTTGGAACACTCAGAGAACATTATCATGCGAAAAACACATCGCAAGAGACTTCCACTCTTCCTCAACACTTTCATTTTTAA
- a CDS encoding glycosyltransferase: MRSPRILVLLAAYNGDRWLDEQIHSILNQCRVDVSLFISIDPGTDNTETLCREWADRDHRVRVLPSSDSFGCAAKNFYHLLRQVDLTQVDYVSLADQDDLWEPDKLLCACKILQQGYSGYSSNVTAFWPDGRRFLIDKAQPQREFDYLFEAAGPGCTYVLDRNLASALQQDITRRRDDVEAIYFHDWFFYAYARSGGYRWFIDSHSGLLYRQHAHNHTGVHQGFRASVKRLRMIVSHQYRFETLRIAQLCQDCHPTFSVPFRLRAEDCRRFILIGINGCRRSLRDRIALFALALLRLF; encoded by the coding sequence ATGCGTTCTCCACGTATTCTTGTTCTATTGGCGGCCTATAACGGTGATCGCTGGCTGGATGAACAGATTCATTCCATTTTGAATCAGTGTCGGGTGGATGTGTCTCTGTTCATCAGTATCGATCCAGGGACGGATAACACGGAAACGCTTTGTCGGGAATGGGCGGATCGTGATCACCGTGTGCGTGTGTTGCCGTCGTCTGATTCTTTTGGCTGTGCCGCGAAAAATTTTTATCACTTGCTGCGCCAAGTTGATTTGACGCAGGTGGATTATGTTTCTTTGGCGGATCAGGATGATCTCTGGGAGCCAGATAAGTTGCTATGTGCGTGCAAGATACTACAGCAGGGGTATTCCGGCTATTCGAGTAACGTCACCGCATTTTGGCCGGATGGCCGCCGTTTTCTCATTGATAAAGCCCAGCCGCAGCGTGAATTCGACTATTTATTTGAAGCCGCCGGTCCGGGATGTACCTATGTACTTGATCGGAACCTTGCGTCGGCACTGCAACAGGACATAACCCGACGCCGTGACGATGTTGAGGCCATTTATTTTCACGACTGGTTTTTTTATGCCTATGCACGCTCCGGGGGATATCGCTGGTTTATTGATTCTCACAGCGGGTTACTTTATCGTCAGCATGCGCACAATCATACCGGTGTTCACCAGGGCTTTCGTGCCTCTGTTAAGCGCCTGCGCATGATTGTGTCACATCAATACAGATTTGAGACGTTGCGCATCGCTCAACTTTGCCAGGACTGTCACCCGACATTTTCAGTGCCGTTTCGGCTGCGTGCTGAGGACTGCCGCCGGTTTATCCTGATCGGGATTAACGGATGTCGACGTTCTCTTCGTGACCGGATTGCGTTGTTTGCCCTGGCATTGCTGAGGCTGTTTTGA
- a CDS encoding NAD-dependent epimerase/dehydratase family protein, producing MGKVLVTGADGFIGRRLCTLLAQRNFEQIKIVHGEHVMQHSVDCWAMHIGPETDWWGALSDVETVVHLAGIAHCRADEDVYRHVNIEGTACLARQAVLKGVRRMIFVSTVQAADPGTNSYALSKRAAEQELQKIAAQSAMELVIIRPTLVYGAGVKGNLRSLLKWVQYGIPFPVCRPSVERSLLSLDNLCDVLRFCLESSSCGGNVFTVCDDRSLCLEELVDLMAYYLGKRIIQIPLPRTLMQYVGQGLSFLTQTNGNKLEPLYTSFIADNSEIKKQLGWQPPFSVEQGIEQMVTNFVNTKKSL from the coding sequence ATGGGTAAAGTTTTAGTAACCGGCGCCGATGGTTTTATCGGGCGCAGGTTGTGCACGTTATTGGCACAACGCAATTTTGAACAGATAAAAATTGTTCACGGTGAACACGTTATGCAGCACTCCGTCGATTGTTGGGCCATGCACATCGGGCCCGAGACTGACTGGTGGGGAGCGCTGAGCGATGTTGAAACTGTCGTGCATCTGGCCGGCATTGCCCACTGTCGTGCCGATGAAGACGTCTACCGTCATGTGAACATTGAGGGTACGGCGTGTCTTGCCCGTCAGGCCGTTCTCAAAGGGGTGCGGCGGATGATTTTTGTCAGCACGGTACAGGCTGCGGATCCCGGAACAAATTCTTATGCCCTGAGTAAACGTGCTGCTGAGCAGGAACTGCAGAAAATCGCTGCACAAAGCGCAATGGAATTGGTCATTATTCGCCCAACTCTGGTATATGGCGCAGGGGTTAAGGGAAATTTACGCTCATTGCTGAAATGGGTGCAGTACGGGATACCTTTTCCCGTGTGCCGTCCTTCTGTGGAGCGCAGTTTGCTGTCACTCGATAACTTATGTGATGTGTTGCGTTTTTGTCTTGAATCTTCGTCATGTGGTGGAAATGTTTTTACTGTCTGTGATGACCGCAGTCTTTGTCTCGAAGAGCTGGTGGACCTTATGGCGTATTATCTGGGCAAGAGGATTATTCAAATTCCCCTGCCGCGCACGTTGATGCAGTACGTCGGACAGGGCCTGAGTTTTTTGACACAGACAAACGGCAACAAACTGGAGCCGCTTTATACCTCGTTTATTGCCGACAACAGTGAGATAAAAAAACAGTTGGGCTGGCAACCTCCGTTTTCAGTTGAACAGGGAATTGAGCAGATGGTGACGAATTTTGTGAACACGAAGAAGTCGTTATGA
- a CDS encoding nucleoside-diphosphate sugar epimerase/dehydratase: MDFLLIQRRLFVIFPLQLFLVVCSLYCAFLVRFDFSIPDVYLTVFYRILPAVIVIKLFVFGYFKLYSGWWRYVSMSDLVVIFKANFIGSAGVIVYNFFVYRLELVSRTILFLDGLFCFLLVAGIRFSIRAFRENFYPMPVNKAGKTRMLIVGAGDAGQMIARELRLNRKLSYDAIGFIDDDRRKQNTRFRGLPVLGTCDDILSVCRKKRIEEVIIAIPSATGKQIRTIVEYCQKANVRFKKLPGVGGLLDGSVSVEQIKDVSLEDLLGREAVRLDGEKISSYLCGKRVLVTGAGGSIGSELCRQIAYFCPNKLILFENGETPLFSIEQELKKAYPKLLVYPIIGDIRYRSRVEAIFDEFMPEVVFHAAAYKHVPMMEVNPAEAVNNNVRGTQVVAEMAHIFRVERFVMVSTDKAVNPTSVMGATKRAAEKLVQALSCQSQTRFVTVRFGNVLGSNGSVIPTFKEQIRHGGPLTVTHKEITRFFMTIPEATQLVLQAGSMGNGGEIYLLDMGEPVKILHLAEELIRLSGKVPYDDIDIVFSGLRPGEKLYEELLLDGEGIKPTTHEKICVAQSVTENDALLNAQLEHLFEAARKMDLRLTVDLLEKVVPEYQPAQHNSVRNL, encoded by the coding sequence ATGGACTTCCTGCTGATTCAGAGAAGGCTTTTTGTTATTTTCCCTTTGCAACTGTTTCTGGTTGTTTGTTCGCTTTATTGCGCCTTTCTTGTCCGTTTCGACTTTTCTATCCCTGACGTTTATCTGACGGTTTTCTATCGTATTCTTCCGGCTGTCATTGTCATTAAGTTGTTTGTTTTCGGATACTTCAAGCTCTACAGTGGCTGGTGGCGCTATGTTTCAATGTCCGATCTGGTGGTGATTTTTAAAGCGAACTTTATTGGTTCGGCCGGGGTCATTGTCTACAATTTTTTTGTCTATCGTTTGGAGCTGGTTTCACGGACTATCCTTTTTCTCGATGGTCTGTTCTGTTTTCTTCTCGTTGCGGGAATTCGTTTCTCCATCCGTGCTTTTCGGGAAAACTTTTATCCCATGCCGGTCAATAAAGCCGGTAAAACGCGGATGCTGATTGTCGGTGCCGGCGATGCGGGACAAATGATTGCCCGTGAGCTTCGTCTTAATCGAAAACTTTCCTATGATGCCATCGGCTTTATTGATGATGATCGCCGTAAACAGAACACCCGCTTTCGGGGATTACCTGTTTTAGGCACCTGTGATGATATCCTTTCTGTGTGCCGCAAGAAACGGATTGAAGAGGTGATTATTGCCATCCCGTCAGCAACAGGAAAGCAGATTCGAACAATTGTCGAATATTGCCAAAAGGCCAATGTGCGTTTTAAGAAACTTCCGGGGGTGGGAGGCCTTCTTGACGGGTCTGTTTCCGTGGAGCAGATTAAAGATGTTTCTTTGGAAGACCTGCTTGGCCGCGAGGCCGTGCGTCTCGATGGAGAGAAAATTTCCAGCTATCTGTGTGGGAAGCGGGTCCTGGTGACAGGGGCCGGAGGCAGTATCGGCAGTGAGTTGTGTCGTCAGATCGCCTATTTCTGTCCCAATAAGCTGATCTTGTTCGAAAACGGTGAAACGCCGCTGTTTTCCATTGAACAGGAGCTGAAAAAAGCTTATCCGAAGCTGCTGGTGTACCCCATCATTGGCGATATTCGCTACCGCTCGCGTGTTGAAGCTATTTTTGATGAGTTCATGCCGGAGGTGGTCTTTCATGCTGCGGCGTATAAACATGTGCCGATGATGGAGGTTAATCCTGCTGAGGCGGTTAACAATAATGTGCGCGGAACCCAAGTTGTTGCGGAGATGGCGCATATCTTTCGCGTTGAACGTTTTGTTATGGTCTCAACAGACAAAGCCGTGAATCCAACCAGTGTCATGGGAGCTACGAAAAGGGCGGCGGAAAAGCTGGTTCAGGCGCTATCCTGTCAGAGTCAGACGCGCTTTGTGACTGTGCGTTTCGGGAATGTTCTCGGTAGCAACGGCAGTGTCATACCGACCTTTAAAGAGCAAATCCGTCATGGTGGCCCACTGACTGTTACCCATAAAGAGATCACCCGTTTTTTCATGACGATTCCCGAAGCAACACAATTGGTTTTACAGGCCGGAAGTATGGGAAATGGAGGGGAGATCTATTTATTGGACATGGGAGAGCCAGTAAAAATTCTCCATTTGGCTGAAGAGTTGATCCGTTTGTCCGGGAAAGTTCCCTACGATGATATCGATATTGTTTTTTCTGGTTTGCGCCCTGGAGAAAAGCTTTATGAGGAGTTGCTTCTTGACGGGGAGGGAATCAAGCCGACCACGCATGAAAAAATCTGTGTTGCACAGTCAGTAACGGAAAATGATGCCCTTCTCAACGCTCAACTCGAGCATCTTTTTGAAGCGGCTCGAAAAATGGATCTGCGTTTAACAGTTGATTTATTAGAGAAAGTTGTTCCTGAATATCAACCGGCACAACATAATTCTGTCCGAAATTTATAA
- a CDS encoding integrase core domain-containing protein, which translates to MTTSGKAERGIRTIMEMWLQRETFESRKNRQISLQRFINLYNTVKPHKDIDNMTPYEKRLEYLYGEKV; encoded by the coding sequence TTGACCACGTCAGGAAAAGCTGAACGAGGCATACGCACAATCATGGAGATGTGGCTCCAGCGCGAGACCTTTGAGAGTCGCAAAAACCGGCAAATCAGCCTGCAACGCTTCATCAACTTGTATAATACGGTCAAGCCCCATAAGGACATTGACAATATGACGCCATATGAAAAGCGACTCGAATATCTCTATGGCGAAAAAGTGTAA
- a CDS encoding transposase, translating into MKTECNTEQLEFHSFGRREIIGQFDGIKISSDGGGILLREVEKRTGILRRLSQCFTDYRNPEMITHSLESLISQRIMALALGYEDLNDHDVLRHDALLSVLSGKSNGKMGAGKSTLNRLELTPATGSSSSRYKKIVANSDAMDELLIDFFQKSFSEVPEEIVLDVDATDDLIHGTQQGHFYHGYYRSYCYLSLYIFCGEQLLCARGDMENRIKEQQLALFADRTSCHEMRANQLRLYFSSFAYVLLQTLRRIGLKETELAKAQSETIRLKLLKIGTRIKISVRKIWLSFSESYPYADLLRQVLGNLQKIPIRC; encoded by the coding sequence ATGAAAACAGAGTGTAACACAGAGCAACTTGAGTTTCATAGCTTTGGTCGGCGTGAAATTATTGGTCAATTCGATGGCATCAAGATCAGTTCCGATGGCGGTGGCATCCTTCTTCGAGAGGTCGAAAAACGCACCGGCATATTGCGTCGTTTGAGTCAATGCTTCACGGACTATCGCAATCCAGAGATGATTACCCACAGCCTCGAATCCTTGATTAGCCAGCGCATCATGGCGCTGGCATTAGGCTACGAAGACCTCAACGACCATGATGTTTTGCGCCATGATGCCTTGCTCAGTGTTTTAAGTGGTAAGTCCAATGGAAAAATGGGAGCCGGGAAAAGCACTCTCAACCGTCTTGAACTAACGCCTGCGACGGGCTCAAGTTCATCGCGCTATAAGAAGATTGTCGCCAATAGTGACGCTATGGACGAGCTTTTGATTGATTTCTTTCAAAAGTCATTCAGTGAAGTTCCAGAAGAGATCGTCTTGGATGTAGACGCTACAGATGATCTAATCCACGGTACTCAGCAGGGGCATTTTTATCATGGCTATTATCGGAGCTACTGCTATTTGTCGCTGTATATTTTTTGTGGGGAACAGCTGTTGTGCGCCCGCGGCGACATGGAAAATCGGATCAAGGAACAACAACTGGCCCTGTTTGCCGACCGGACGTCCTGTCATGAAATGCGTGCCAACCAATTGCGCCTGTATTTTTCCAGCTTTGCCTATGTTCTGTTACAAACTCTGCGGCGCATCGGATTAAAAGAAACGGAATTGGCCAAAGCACAGAGCGAAACAATCCGTCTGAAATTACTGAAGATTGGCACCCGGATCAAAATCAGCGTGCGCAAGATCTGGCTGTCATTTTCAGAAAGCTATCCCTATGCGGACTTGCTGCGCCAAGTTTTGGGGAATCTTCAAAAAATACCGATACGCTGTTAA
- a CDS encoding nucleotide sugar dehydrogenase, with protein sequence MQFKKITVVGAGYVGLANVLLLAQNNTVCLLEIDEEKVRLIQQGKSPVSDEDIDFFLARDDLSLTVTANCDDAYRDADLVIIATPTNYDTETNRFDTRSVEVVAQYVSEHYPEALIVIKSTIPVGYTRELRLKLGCDNILFSPEFLREGKALHDNLYPSRIIVGEHSQRAQAVAELFQQGAINRDVPILLTGASEAEAIKLFANTYLAMRVAFFNELDSYAEVHGLSTRDIIQGVGMDSRIGTHYNNPSFGYGGYCLPKDTKQLLANYDKVPNTLIRAIVDANTTRKDFIADSIIQKNPRTVGVYRLLMKAGSDNFRASSIQGVMKRIKAKGIKVVVYEPVLKDTHFFHSPVVTDLTEFKSCSDVIIANRMADELADVVGKIYTRDLFGDDL encoded by the coding sequence ATGCAATTTAAAAAAATCACTGTTGTTGGAGCGGGATATGTTGGTTTAGCCAACGTCTTGTTGTTGGCGCAGAACAATACTGTGTGCCTTTTAGAAATAGACGAAGAGAAAGTCAGGCTGATACAACAGGGCAAGAGTCCTGTTTCTGATGAGGATATCGACTTCTTTCTCGCCCGTGATGATTTGTCTTTGACGGTAACCGCGAATTGTGACGACGCGTATCGCGATGCGGATCTGGTCATTATTGCAACACCGACCAATTACGACACGGAAACAAACCGTTTTGACACGCGAAGCGTTGAGGTGGTCGCTCAATATGTTTCAGAGCACTATCCTGAAGCTCTTATTGTTATTAAGTCGACGATTCCTGTCGGTTATACTAGGGAGTTACGTCTCAAACTGGGGTGTGACAATATCCTTTTCTCGCCGGAGTTTTTACGCGAAGGAAAAGCCCTGCACGACAATTTATATCCTTCCCGAATTATTGTCGGTGAGCACAGTCAACGCGCCCAGGCGGTTGCCGAACTATTTCAGCAGGGGGCTATCAACCGGGATGTGCCTATTTTACTGACCGGGGCGTCAGAAGCAGAGGCGATCAAATTATTTGCCAATACGTATTTGGCGATGCGGGTCGCTTTCTTCAATGAACTGGACAGTTATGCCGAAGTTCATGGCTTAAGCACACGTGACATTATCCAGGGCGTCGGTATGGATTCCAGAATTGGTACGCACTACAATAATCCCTCTTTCGGTTATGGTGGCTATTGTTTGCCTAAGGATACCAAGCAATTATTAGCAAATTACGACAAGGTTCCCAATACACTGATTCGCGCCATTGTCGACGCAAATACCACTCGGAAGGATTTTATTGCCGACTCAATCATCCAAAAGAATCCCCGGACAGTAGGGGTTTATCGTCTGTTGATGAAGGCGGGTTCAGATAACTTCCGCGCTTCTTCCATTCAAGGAGTGATGAAACGGATTAAGGCCAAAGGGATCAAGGTTGTTGTCTATGAACCGGTATTGAAGGATACGCATTTTTTTCACTCGCCGGTGGTGACGGATTTGACGGAATTCAAATCGTGCAGCGATGTGATCATTGCCAACCGTATGGCCGATGAGCTTGCCGATGTCGTCGGGAAAATCTATACCAGGGATCTGTTCGGGGACGATTTGTAA
- a CDS encoding lipopolysaccharide kinase InaA family protein, with protein sequence MFQKSHTHWIFWGQENEKHTFSTLESSLGTKGAMLSKGPISYVHRVDQQNATYYVKIYSRNGKGLRHYFGRGRLQGEWENLLYFSKLGIPTPRIVAYGHSRRNGLFRIGALITAEVPDSADLLTLARSHPEMFLKRSWLKSILRQTAEYTSRLHRHGFIHWDLKWRNILVSQKNSDHPEIYFFDCPLGKTRRGWLRKRGVIKDLACLDKVGKKVLSRSQRLSFFKYYAGIDKVTTEHKKQILQIVNFFTEE encoded by the coding sequence TTGTTTCAAAAATCACACACACATTGGATCTTTTGGGGACAGGAAAACGAAAAGCACACCTTCTCAACCCTTGAAAGCAGTCTTGGCACCAAGGGAGCGATGTTATCCAAAGGTCCGATCAGCTATGTCCATCGGGTAGATCAACAAAATGCGACCTATTATGTCAAGATTTACTCCCGTAACGGAAAAGGATTGAGACATTACTTTGGTCGGGGCCGCTTGCAGGGGGAATGGGAAAATCTGCTTTATTTCAGCAAATTGGGCATCCCAACACCGCGGATAGTCGCTTATGGGCACTCCCGCCGAAATGGCCTGTTCAGAATTGGCGCTCTGATCACCGCCGAAGTCCCGGACTCTGCCGATCTGCTGACGTTGGCACGGTCACATCCAGAGATGTTTTTAAAGCGCAGTTGGTTGAAAAGTATCCTTCGACAAACTGCAGAGTATACATCGCGCCTGCATCGTCATGGTTTTATCCACTGGGATTTGAAATGGCGCAATATTCTCGTTTCCCAAAAGAACAGTGACCATCCTGAAATCTATTTTTTTGACTGCCCATTGGGGAAAACACGCCGAGGCTGGTTACGCAAACGGGGAGTTATAAAGGACCTAGCCTGTCTGGATAAGGTGGGCAAGAAAGTTCTTAGCCGCAGTCAGCGATTGAGTTTTTTCAAATATTACGCTGGAATTGACAAAGTTACCACGGAGCACAAGAAGCAAATCCTGCAGATTGTGAATTTTTTTACCGAAGAATAA
- the ptsP gene encoding phosphoenolpyruvate--protein phosphotransferase, with translation MAAMNTPTTESLGISTLEDISALILQSHDLNETLNNIVSLVARRMHSEVCSIYLLDEDGETLWLRATQGLTQEAIGKVSMKLGEGLASMAIEQGHPISILEPEEHPRYLYFQETGEEQFHCFLAVPLMDRRNPIGVITLQSTEKRAFSPTEISTMTTIAFQVSTVVTNAQLLNSIQQNKLHSPPTALEPDDNHQQQSAIRGTVAYPGVISGPVYVLDEQNGFAGILDEDNININEEIDRLNNALEETRIQTLFLEKRVATRLSEQDAAIFHTHLMILEDRGFIDQMTSEIRSGHSAPYALKKVIGEYTEAFSRMEDPYLRERASDTVDIGRRLLANLTGQQEKTLQFKRPGILFAKEILPSDMAILDHEKLLGIVTEAGEQNSHAVIMAKALGIPALVGVKGVTKKVSSGSNVILDGNSGCLFIDPVEGIIEEYQRLEQDSSKELHRLSEFRDRPALSKDGVNVTLRANIGLISDVAVAQRNGADGVGLYRTEFPYMTRSNFPDRNDQYQLCKKIVESFEGPVTIRTLDIGGDKGLPYFSPPAEDNPFMGWRSVRVSLDNRDIFRTQIEAILMAGCHGKVKLLFPMISGVEEVRACKEVIEEAKQNLRHENIPFAEDIPIGVMIEVPAAVQMCKFLATEVDFFALGTNDLVQYMLAADRNNPLVNKYYNPLHPAILQAIKYVSDTANRLGKGVCLCGEMASDPLSFLVLLGIGIREFSMVSPFIPRTKAFLSDLNCTDATYIAEEVLQMGGSEQIHDFLVAAVNDLHS, from the coding sequence ATGGCTGCCATGAACACCCCAACCACAGAGTCCCTGGGTATCAGTACCCTGGAGGACATCAGCGCACTGATTCTGCAGTCGCATGATCTCAACGAGACATTGAACAATATTGTCAGTCTCGTTGCGCGGCGTATGCATTCAGAAGTGTGCTCGATCTATCTTCTTGATGAAGACGGAGAAACCCTGTGGTTACGCGCGACCCAGGGGCTCACTCAGGAAGCGATCGGCAAAGTCAGCATGAAGTTGGGAGAAGGGCTGGCCAGCATGGCCATCGAACAGGGCCACCCCATCTCAATTCTTGAACCCGAGGAACACCCCCGCTATCTGTACTTTCAGGAAACCGGTGAGGAACAGTTTCACTGCTTTCTCGCTGTACCCTTGATGGACCGACGCAACCCAATCGGCGTCATCACCCTACAAAGCACCGAAAAACGCGCGTTCAGCCCAACCGAAATCAGTACCATGACCACCATCGCCTTCCAGGTATCGACGGTGGTCACCAATGCCCAGTTGCTTAACTCCATCCAGCAAAACAAACTGCACTCGCCACCTACGGCACTGGAACCTGACGACAACCATCAACAACAAAGTGCCATTCGAGGAACGGTGGCTTATCCCGGTGTTATCTCGGGACCGGTCTATGTTCTCGACGAGCAAAACGGTTTTGCCGGAATTCTTGATGAAGACAATATCAACATCAATGAAGAGATCGACCGCCTTAACAACGCTCTCGAAGAAACACGCATTCAAACTCTGTTTCTTGAAAAACGCGTCGCAACACGGCTGTCCGAACAGGATGCGGCAATTTTTCACACCCATCTGATGATCCTTGAGGACCGTGGATTTATCGATCAGATGACCAGTGAAATTCGCAGTGGTCACAGTGCGCCTTATGCACTGAAAAAGGTCATTGGTGAATACACCGAGGCTTTTTCACGCATGGAAGATCCATATCTGCGTGAACGAGCCAGCGACACTGTTGACATTGGTCGAAGGTTGTTAGCCAACTTGACCGGACAACAGGAGAAAACCCTTCAGTTTAAGCGCCCAGGCATTCTGTTCGCCAAGGAGATCCTGCCTTCGGACATGGCAATCCTCGACCACGAGAAACTGTTGGGTATTGTGACCGAGGCCGGTGAACAGAACTCTCACGCCGTTATCATGGCAAAAGCGTTGGGCATCCCTGCTCTGGTCGGGGTCAAAGGCGTTACAAAAAAAGTATCATCGGGTTCCAATGTGATCCTCGATGGCAACTCCGGCTGTCTGTTTATTGATCCAGTAGAAGGCATTATTGAGGAATACCAGCGCCTTGAGCAGGACAGCAGCAAGGAACTGCATCGGCTCAGTGAATTTCGTGACCGGCCGGCCCTGTCCAAAGACGGTGTCAATGTGACATTGCGCGCCAACATTGGATTAATCAGTGATGTTGCGGTGGCTCAACGCAATGGTGCCGATGGTGTCGGCCTGTATCGCACTGAATTTCCCTATATGACTCGCAGCAACTTCCCTGATCGTAACGATCAATATCAATTGTGCAAAAAAATCGTCGAAAGTTTTGAAGGCCCCGTGACGATTCGTACCCTTGATATCGGTGGCGACAAAGGGTTGCCCTACTTCAGTCCCCCGGCCGAAGATAATCCGTTCATGGGCTGGCGTTCAGTTCGTGTCTCTTTGGACAATCGCGACATCTTCCGCACTCAGATTGAAGCAATTCTCATGGCGGGGTGCCATGGCAAGGTAAAACTTCTTTTTCCGATGATTTCCGGTGTCGAAGAAGTTCGCGCCTGCAAAGAGGTCATTGAAGAAGCCAAACAGAATCTGCGTCATGAAAACATCCCTTTTGCTGAAGACATTCCCATCGGTGTTATGATTGAGGTTCCGGCAGCTGTTCAAATGTGCAAATTTCTGGCCACAGAGGTCGATTTCTTTGCGCTTGGGACCAATGACCTGGTGCAATACATGTTAGCAGCTGACCGCAATAACCCCCTGGTCAACAAATATTACAATCCCCTTCACCCGGCGATTCTTCAGGCGATCAAATATGTCAGCGATACGGCCAACAGGCTCGGTAAAGGCGTGTGTTTATGCGGCGAGATGGCCTCGGATCCTTTGAGCTTTCTGGTCTTACTTGGAATCGGCATTCGCGAATTCTCTATGGTTTCACCGTTCATTCCGCGAACCAAGGCATTTCTATCCGACCTCAATTGCACTGATGCAACCTATATTGCCGAAGAAGTTCTGCAAATGGGCGGTAGTGAACAGATCCACGATTTTCTTGTTGCAGCGGTCAATGACCTTCACAGCTGA